The DNA window CAGCGCAATCTGCTTGATTTTTGCGCGCTTGGCTGAATCTTTCATACTTTGTTTGTTGGCAATGAGCTTGGTATTGGTTTCAAGCAATGTGTAAATAATTTTGAGTCCGTGTGCTCTTATTGTAGAACCCGTTTCAGTAACTTCAACAATGGCATCCACCAGCCCCTCAACCACTTTTGCTTCAGTAGCACCCCATGAAAATTCAACCTTTACCGGGATGTTGCGATCGCTAAAATATTTTTTAGTAAAGTTAACAAGCTCCGTTGATATGGTCTTGCCTGCACAGTCTTCTAATGTTTTGATGGGGGAATCATTGGGTACTGCCAAAACCCATTTTGCTTTCTGGGTGCTAACCTTGGAATAAATCAGGTCAGATATTATCTCTACATCAGACTCATTTTCCAGTATCCAGTCAAGTCCGGTAAGACCTACATCAAGCACACCGCTTTCCACATATTTTGACATCTCCTGGGCTCGGACCAAGGAACAGCTAATCTCGGGATCGTCTATGCTGGGGAAGTAATTTCGTGATGATACAGATATTGAAAAACCTGCCCGCTTAAAAAGTTCTATTGTTGCACTTTCTAAACTACCTTTAGGAATTCCTAACTTGATAAGGCTCATTTTTTATCTCCATATTTATCTTCAGGATTAAAGATTTTTACACCATCCACTTTTAGATCACCACCTTCAACAACCCGGTAAAAGCAACTACGATAGCCAGTATGGCATGCTGCATCACCTATCTGATTAATTTTAAGCAACACACAATCGTTATCACAATCAATGCGTATTTCTTTTACTTCCTGCACATTGCCGGAAGACTCGCCTTTTTTCCACAATTGCTTTCGTGATCTGCTCCAGTAATGGACTATACCTGTTTTCAACGTCAGTTCAAATGCTTCTTTGTTCATAAATGCAACCATTAAAATTTCGCCGGTTTTATAATCCTGTGCTACTGCTGGTACCAGCCCATCTAACTTAGTAAAATCAAGCTCAATCATTGGGGTATCCTCTATCATAGTAAATTAATATCATGAACTATCGCCAAAAATAAAAAATAAATTTAAATTTATATATACAATACTATCATTGGTATGCGATAGTGTATTAATATCACAGTATAATTTAAAAATCATTAAAATGTATTCATAAAATAGTAAAATTCTATTGACAAATGTTTTTTTGAAATATCACGAGTATTTATTCCTTAAATAGTGATGTAGCGCCGTCTACTGTCCCACAACGTTACGTGGGGTTGACTTTGATATTTTTTGTGCGAGGGTTTCAATGGATTATTCTAAAACCGTTAATCTTCCTGCTTCTGATTTTCCCATGAAGGCAAATCTTCCTTCCCGTGAACCTCAGATATTGCAGAAATGGGAAAAAGAGGATATTTACAAACTGATACAGAAGTCTCGTGAAGGCAATGAACTATACATTTTACATGATGGTCCACCGTATGCTAATGGACATATACACTTAGGGCATGCTTTAAATAAAATTCTCAAAGACATCATTGTAAAACACAAGACAATGAGTGGATTTAAAGCGCCATTTGTGCCAGGGTGGGATTGCCATGGTCTGCCTATTGAATTGCAGGTTACAAAAGAGTTAGGTGACAAGGCAAAAAAACTTCCTAAACAGGAAATCCGAAAGCTGTGCAGGGACTATGCTCAAAAATTTATAGATATTCAAAGGGAAGAATTTAAACGCTTAGGTGTCTTTGGGGAGTTTGATAATCCTTATTTAACCATGTCACTGGATTATGAAGCCACCATTGTGGAAATTTTTGGATCACTCTTTGAACGGGGATTTATTACTAAAGGGAAAAAACCTATTTATTGGTGTCCAACCTGTGTTACAGCTTTAGCCGAAGCCGAAGTTGAATACCATGACCACTCATCTCCGTCAATTTTTGTTAAGTTCAGAGTGGACCCCGCATCAGTAACATTTAAAGGGGTAGATCCTAACAACCTGTATGTGGTGGTATGGACCACAACTCCGTGGACCCTGCCTGCTAACTTAGCTGTATGTTTTCATCCTGATTTTGACTACTCGGCACATACGTCAGGTAACGAGTATTTTATTATGGCTGATGGTCTTGCAGAATCATTTTCTGCCATAACGGGAAGAACATTGGGTGAAAAGATACCTTTAACCAATGACATAATTCGCTCACTGAAGGTATCCCATCCTTTTATTGACAGGGAATCAAAAGTCATCTTTGGCGATTTTGTTACTCTGGATCAGGGTACCGGCATTGTACATATTGCCCCGGGGCATGGACTTGAAGACTATATTGTTGGCCTTGAATACGGGCTTGATGTGTTCTGCCCTGTTGATGATGAGGGCAAATTTACCGATGAATTTGCCCTCATGAATGGTGTCAATGTCTTTGATGCCAACCCAAAAATAATAGACCTTTTAAAAGAAAAAAATGTTCTGATTTTTACCAATGATATTGAACATTCATATCCACACTGCTGGCGCTGTAAACAGCCGCTTATCTTCAGGGCTACCGCTCAGTGGTTTTTACTTATTGACCACAATGATATGCGACAGTTAGCATTAGATGTAACAGAAGATGTACAGTGGATACCTGAATGGGGCAAATTGCGGTTTAAAAGCATGGTGGAAACACGCCCGGACTGGTGTCTTTCACGGCAGCGTTCATGGGGAGTTCCTATTCCATCCTTCTACTGTAAAAAATGTGGTAAAAACCAGATGAACGCTGAAACCATTTTTTATTTTGCAAAGATTGCACGGGAGCGCAGCATTGAATCATGGTATACCGATGAGATACACAGCCTTATTCCAGACGGCTTTACCTGCGAATGTGGTAATGATATCTTTGAAAAAGAATATGATATTCTGGACGTATGGTTTGACTCAGGCGTTTCACACTTTGCGGTTCTTGACAGTAGAGATGACCACCGCTGGCCATCGGACCTGTATTTAGAGGGAAGCGACCAGCACCGAGGCTGGTTCCAGTCTTCATTGTGGCCGGCACTGGCATTACGCCAGCGAGCACCCTATAACACCGTATTGACACACGGATTCATGTTAGACGATCAGGGGCGGGCAATGAGCAAATCGCTTGGGAATGTCATCCCGCCTGATGATATAATCAACAAGTTTGGTGCTGATATCCTGCGTCTGTGGGTTGCTTCTGAGGACTATCGCAATGACGTCAGGATTGGCTACGATATGATACAGCAGATTGCTGATTCATATCGTAAAATCCGAAACACCTTTAAATTTATGATTGGTAACTGTGCTGATTTTACAGCTTCACAGTGCATCCCTTACGATGAGCTATCAGACACCGATAAGTGGATATTGCACAAACTCTATACACTTTCCAATCAGGTGCGCCAACACTATGAACAGTACGAATTTCACCTGGTATACCGTCGAATACTGAATTTCTGTACGGTAGATTTATCATCACTGTATTTTGACATTTCAAAAGACATCCTCTATGTGGAAGCAAAAGATTCAAAACTGCGAAGAGCAAATCAGACTGTCCTGTACCATGTTACCGAAACACTGCTTCGACTGATTGCACCGGTACTGGTGTTCACTGCCGAAGAGATATGGCAATTTTTGGGCAAAGACTCTTCCGTGCATGCTGATGTATACAGTGAGCTACCTTCCCAATGGCACAACGAAACACTGGCAAAGAAGATGGATGCTCTTATAGATATCAAGAAAGATGTATTGAAGGCTTTAGAGATAGCCCGAAAGGAAAAGAAGATTGGTAGCTCGCTTGAGGCGGATGTTCACATATATATTGCTGGTGCTTCATCAAAAGAGCTATTACAGTCGATGAGCGATAGTAAACGTTTTTTCCAGGTGGCAGAAGTTCACATTGAAGATCAAAAACTGGATGGCATGGCTGATTATGATAATAGTTCAATACTGGTAACTAAATCCACCGGGAAAAAATGTGTCAGATGCTGGAATTATTCACATGACATTGGAACACATCCTGAGCATCCAGAACTCTGTAAACGGTGTACTGATATTGTGCTAAAACTTGATGTATAATCATGCTAAATAGTGGCTAGTGATAGTATACTGATAGTATCGCAAGTCATCCTGGGCTTGATTCAGATTCTATGAAGGTGGGGTGTAGATTCCGGATC is part of the Spirochaetota bacterium genome and encodes:
- the hisG gene encoding ATP phosphoribosyltransferase, translated to MSLIKLGIPKGSLESATIELFKRAGFSISVSSRNYFPSIDDPEISCSLVRAQEMSKYVESGVLDVGLTGLDWILENESDVEIISDLIYSKVSTQKAKWVLAVPNDSPIKTLEDCAGKTISTELVNFTKKYFSDRNIPVKVEFSWGATEAKVVEGLVDAIVEVTETGSTIRAHGLKIIYTLLETNTKLIANKQSMKDSAKRAKIKQIALLLRGALNANNLVGIKMNVPEDKLADVIKLIPSLTSPTVSKLYNATWFSVESVIQESVVRDLIPKLINAGADGIIEYPLNKVVSQEDVCLK
- the ileS gene encoding isoleucine--tRNA ligase, whose product is MDYSKTVNLPASDFPMKANLPSREPQILQKWEKEDIYKLIQKSREGNELYILHDGPPYANGHIHLGHALNKILKDIIVKHKTMSGFKAPFVPGWDCHGLPIELQVTKELGDKAKKLPKQEIRKLCRDYAQKFIDIQREEFKRLGVFGEFDNPYLTMSLDYEATIVEIFGSLFERGFITKGKKPIYWCPTCVTALAEAEVEYHDHSSPSIFVKFRVDPASVTFKGVDPNNLYVVVWTTTPWTLPANLAVCFHPDFDYSAHTSGNEYFIMADGLAESFSAITGRTLGEKIPLTNDIIRSLKVSHPFIDRESKVIFGDFVTLDQGTGIVHIAPGHGLEDYIVGLEYGLDVFCPVDDEGKFTDEFALMNGVNVFDANPKIIDLLKEKNVLIFTNDIEHSYPHCWRCKQPLIFRATAQWFLLIDHNDMRQLALDVTEDVQWIPEWGKLRFKSMVETRPDWCLSRQRSWGVPIPSFYCKKCGKNQMNAETIFYFAKIARERSIESWYTDEIHSLIPDGFTCECGNDIFEKEYDILDVWFDSGVSHFAVLDSRDDHRWPSDLYLEGSDQHRGWFQSSLWPALALRQRAPYNTVLTHGFMLDDQGRAMSKSLGNVIPPDDIINKFGADILRLWVASEDYRNDVRIGYDMIQQIADSYRKIRNTFKFMIGNCADFTASQCIPYDELSDTDKWILHKLYTLSNQVRQHYEQYEFHLVYRRILNFCTVDLSSLYFDISKDILYVEAKDSKLRRANQTVLYHVTETLLRLIAPVLVFTAEEIWQFLGKDSSVHADVYSELPSQWHNETLAKKMDALIDIKKDVLKALEIARKEKKIGSSLEADVHIYIAGASSKELLQSMSDSKRFFQVAEVHIEDQKLDGMADYDNSSILVTKSTGKKCVRCWNYSHDIGTHPEHPELCKRCTDIVLKLDV
- the hisI gene encoding phosphoribosyl-AMP cyclohydrolase, producing the protein MIELDFTKLDGLVPAVAQDYKTGEILMVAFMNKEAFELTLKTGIVHYWSRSRKQLWKKGESSGNVQEVKEIRIDCDNDCVLLKINQIGDAACHTGYRSCFYRVVEGGDLKVDGVKIFNPEDKYGDKK